One Bradyrhizobium sp. ISRA464 genomic window carries:
- a CDS encoding SDR family oxidoreductase, which produces MVRGVACPFHADQARVRPGEQKTLLLTGASRGIGHATAKLFSDAGWRIISCARQPFDGSRCPWESGTDDHVQADLSDHRMLPRAIAEVKERLAGTPLNALINNAGMSPKTPDGTRLTSLATSIETWMQVFHLNLVAPILLVQGLFDELKSASGSVVNVTSIAGSRVHPFAGSAYATSKAALASLTREMAHDYAPHGIRVNAIAPGEIRTEMLSPDTEAQLVPNIPLRRIGTPEEVAKVIFFLCSDAASYVTGTEVPINGGQHL; this is translated from the coding sequence TTGGTGAGGGGCGTGGCTTGCCCGTTTCATGCCGATCAAGCGCGCGTCCGACCGGGAGAACAGAAAACGCTGTTGCTGACAGGGGCATCGCGTGGCATTGGCCATGCGACCGCCAAGCTGTTTTCGGACGCGGGTTGGCGTATCATTTCCTGCGCGCGCCAACCGTTTGATGGCAGCCGCTGCCCATGGGAATCAGGGACTGACGATCATGTTCAGGCCGACCTCAGCGACCATCGGATGCTCCCGCGCGCCATCGCCGAGGTCAAGGAGCGACTTGCAGGGACGCCGTTGAATGCGTTGATCAACAACGCCGGCATGTCACCGAAGACACCAGATGGCACCCGCTTGACATCATTGGCGACGTCTATCGAGACCTGGATGCAGGTGTTTCATCTCAATCTGGTGGCGCCGATCCTGCTCGTACAGGGTTTGTTTGACGAGCTGAAATCAGCGTCAGGTTCGGTCGTCAACGTGACCTCGATCGCCGGCTCACGGGTGCATCCGTTTGCGGGCAGCGCCTATGCGACGTCGAAGGCTGCGCTTGCAAGTCTCACGCGCGAAATGGCGCACGATTATGCGCCACACGGCATTCGCGTGAACGCGATCGCTCCTGGCGAAATCAGGACCGAGATGTTATCGCCGGACACGGAAGCCCAGCTTGTGCCAAACATCCCGCTACGTCGGATAGGCACGCCCGAAGAAGTCGCCAAGGTCATCTTCTTCCTATGCTCAGACGCGGCAAGCTATGTCACGGGTACCGAGGTGCCGATTAATGGCGGCCAGCATCTGTAG
- a CDS encoding electron transfer flavoprotein subunit beta/FixA family protein: protein MHTVVCIKQVPDSAQIRVHPVTNTIMRQGVPTIINPYDLFALEAALELRDRFGGEITVLTMGPPSAEDSLRKALTFGADRAVLLTDRCFAGSDTLATTYALATAIQKIGQEYGAPDVIFTGKQTIDGDTAQVGPGIAKRLGALQLTYVAKIRDLDLTARTIEAERRSEGGVQVLQTKLPCLITMLEATNQIRRGAMADALRAARASIVKWSAQDAGVEDLSKCGLKGSPTVVKRVFAPSARAEKAALVEAAEQPAQALIDAIFKHQPKLETDLATLVRDV, encoded by the coding sequence ATGCACACCGTCGTCTGCATCAAGCAGGTCCCCGATTCCGCGCAGATCCGCGTTCACCCAGTCACCAATACGATCATGCGCCAGGGCGTGCCGACCATCATCAACCCGTACGATCTCTTTGCGCTTGAGGCCGCACTGGAGCTGCGCGATCGATTCGGCGGTGAGATCACGGTGCTTACAATGGGGCCGCCGTCGGCGGAGGATTCGTTACGCAAGGCGTTGACCTTTGGCGCCGACCGCGCCGTTCTGCTTACCGATCGCTGCTTCGCCGGCTCCGATACTCTGGCAACGACCTATGCGCTGGCGACTGCGATTCAAAAGATTGGTCAGGAATATGGCGCGCCAGACGTCATATTTACCGGCAAGCAGACTATCGACGGAGATACCGCGCAGGTCGGGCCCGGCATCGCCAAGCGGCTCGGCGCCCTGCAGCTGACCTACGTCGCCAAGATCAGAGATCTGGATTTGACAGCGCGTACGATCGAAGCGGAGCGACGCTCCGAAGGCGGCGTCCAAGTTCTGCAGACCAAACTGCCATGTCTCATTACGATGCTCGAGGCGACCAACCAGATTCGCCGCGGTGCCATGGCCGATGCATTGCGCGCCGCTCGCGCGTCAATCGTGAAATGGAGCGCGCAGGACGCCGGCGTCGAGGACCTCTCCAAATGCGGACTCAAGGGCTCGCCGACCGTCGTCAAGCGCGTGTTCGCTCCCTCTGCGCGCGCTGAAAAGGCGGCGCTGGTGGAGGCGGCCGAGCAGCCGGCGCAAGCGTTGATCGATGCCATCTTCAAGCACCAGCCAAAGCTTGAGACCGATCTTGCGACACTCGTCCGCGATGTCTGA
- the nifA gene encoding nif-specific transcriptional activator NifA, with protein MQHEARRPEQDARQDDHNNGDLRMLHMACARERSQSETDREICVEPRRESALSGIFEISKVLAAPCRLEVTLTNVVDLLQSFVQMRHGIVSLFDDDGMPDITVGAGWSEGSDERYRMRLPQKAIDQIMATDRPLVAQNVAAEPAFTAADLEVLGASDNQPVSFIGVPIRIDAKVVGTLTIDRILDDRSDVLLDYDVRLLTMIANLVGQTVKLHRLFACDRERLMTEKDRLQKQLLELKPPARERKKVHVQGIIGDSPALRGLLDKIAVVAKSNSTVLLRGESGTGKELVAKAIHELSPRAKRPFIKLNCAALPEAVLESELFGHEKGAFTSAFSSRKGRFELADKGTLFLDEIGEISPSFQAKLLRVLQEQEFERLGSNQTIKVDVRVIAATNKNLEEAVVRNEFRADLYYRISVVPLLLPALRERRSDIPLLAVEFLAAFNKENGRALTFDTSAIEVLMNCGFPGNVRELENCVERTATLAPGPSIVRSDFACCHGQCLSAMLWKSKPEEATPQPGLAAPMSVRPATRPTEAAAPLVPVSDDRPPLPAAGTALVAGGKTADRERVIAAMERSGWVQAKAARLLGLTPRQIGYALRKYGVEIKRF; from the coding sequence ATGCAACACGAAGCTCGCAGACCCGAACAAGATGCCAGGCAGGATGATCATAACAACGGAGACCTTCGCATGCTGCATATGGCTTGCGCGCGCGAAAGATCACAGTCAGAGACAGACCGCGAGATCTGTGTTGAGCCGCGGCGCGAGAGTGCGCTGAGCGGCATCTTTGAAATATCGAAGGTGCTCGCCGCTCCGTGCCGGCTCGAAGTCACGTTGACCAATGTCGTGGATCTGCTGCAATCGTTTGTGCAGATGCGACACGGCATCGTCTCGCTGTTCGACGATGATGGCATGCCGGATATCACGGTCGGAGCCGGCTGGAGCGAAGGCAGTGATGAGCGTTATCGGATGCGTCTGCCACAGAAGGCGATCGATCAAATTATGGCGACGGACAGGCCGCTCGTCGCTCAAAATGTGGCTGCTGAGCCGGCCTTTACTGCCGCGGACCTGGAGGTGCTTGGGGCGTCCGACAATCAGCCGGTCTCCTTCATCGGTGTGCCCATTCGCATCGACGCAAAAGTCGTCGGGACCCTGACCATCGACCGCATTCTCGACGACAGGTCGGACGTTTTGCTCGATTACGACGTACGTCTGCTGACCATGATCGCCAATCTGGTCGGGCAGACAGTGAAGCTGCATCGCCTGTTCGCCTGTGACCGCGAGCGACTGATGACGGAAAAGGACCGGCTGCAGAAGCAACTGCTCGAGCTTAAGCCGCCCGCGCGGGAACGTAAGAAGGTTCATGTTCAGGGCATCATTGGCGACAGCCCGGCTCTGCGAGGCTTGCTGGACAAGATTGCCGTGGTTGCCAAGTCTAACAGCACGGTTCTGCTGCGCGGCGAATCCGGAACGGGTAAGGAGCTGGTCGCCAAGGCTATTCACGAGCTCTCGCCGCGTGCCAAGCGGCCCTTCATCAAGCTGAATTGCGCTGCCCTCCCGGAGGCGGTGCTGGAGTCCGAGTTGTTCGGTCATGAGAAAGGTGCGTTTACCAGCGCGTTCAGTTCGCGCAAGGGACGCTTCGAGCTCGCCGACAAAGGCACTCTGTTCCTTGATGAAATCGGCGAGATCTCGCCCTCGTTTCAGGCAAAGTTACTACGCGTCCTGCAAGAGCAGGAGTTTGAGCGCCTCGGCAGCAATCAGACCATCAAAGTCGACGTTCGCGTGATTGCGGCAACCAATAAGAACCTCGAAGAGGCGGTCGTAAGGAACGAATTCCGCGCCGATCTGTATTATCGGATCAGCGTGGTTCCTCTGCTGCTGCCGGCGCTGCGCGAAAGGCGCAGTGATATTCCGCTGCTCGCCGTTGAGTTTCTCGCCGCTTTCAACAAGGAGAACGGCCGCGCGCTGACGTTCGATACCAGCGCGATTGAGGTGCTGATGAACTGCGGATTTCCTGGCAATGTCCGCGAGCTTGAAAATTGCGTCGAACGCACTGCCACTCTGGCGCCGGGACCTTCAATCGTCAGGAGTGACTTTGCATGCTGCCACGGTCAATGCCTTTCCGCGATGCTGTGGAAGAGCAAGCCGGAAGAGGCGACGCCCCAACCGGGACTTGCTGCGCCAATGTCGGTGAGGCCGGCCACGCGGCCCACTGAAGCGGCTGCGCCGCTCGTACCTGTCAGCGATGATCGGCCTCCGCTGCCTGCTGCCGGCACAGCTCTCGTGGCGGGCGGGAAGACGGCCGATCGCGAGCGCGTCATTGCCGCGATGGAACGGTCGGGCTGGGTGCAGGCAAAGGCAGCACGGCTGCTTGGACTAACGCCGCGGCAGATTGGCTATGCATTGAGGAAATATGGAGTCGAGATCAAGCGCTTCTGA
- a CDS encoding nodulation protein NodZ — MLAGNSTNDRFVVSRRRTGFGDCLWSLAAAWRYARRTGRTLAIDWRGSCYLDQPFTNAFPVFFEPVQEIAGVPVICDDRINQLAFPGPFFPQWWNKPPIECVYRPDEQIFRERDELDKLFQSEEDTDANTVVCDACLMWRCDSDAERQIFRSVKPRSEVQTRIDAIYREHFEGRSIIGVHVRHGNGEDIMGHAPYWADPTLALRQVCAAIDKAKAMPHPRPVRVFVCTDSELVLEKITGIFPDVFTTPKRFQAPHAGPLHSATLGADGGFSALIEMYLLARCETVVRFPPTSAFTRYASLFVPRVIEFDLNDPSRLIVIEEPAAECAD, encoded by the coding sequence ATGCTCGCTGGTAACTCGACGAACGATCGCTTCGTTGTTTCTCGACGACGCACAGGGTTCGGTGATTGCCTATGGTCCCTGGCCGCAGCGTGGCGGTATGCGCGGCGAACCGGGCGCACGCTTGCCATTGATTGGCGGGGCTCCTGCTATCTCGATCAACCATTCACCAATGCATTTCCAGTGTTTTTTGAGCCGGTTCAGGAGATCGCCGGTGTGCCGGTCATTTGCGATGATCGGATCAATCAGCTTGCATTTCCGGGCCCCTTCTTTCCGCAGTGGTGGAATAAGCCACCGATCGAGTGCGTTTATCGGCCAGATGAGCAGATTTTCCGAGAGCGCGACGAACTGGACAAGCTGTTCCAAAGCGAAGAGGACACCGACGCCAATACGGTAGTGTGTGACGCCTGCCTCATGTGGCGTTGCGATTCTGACGCCGAGCGGCAGATATTCCGGAGTGTCAAACCGCGATCGGAAGTGCAGACCCGGATTGACGCGATCTACCGCGAGCACTTTGAGGGGCGCAGCATCATCGGAGTTCACGTCCGTCACGGCAACGGCGAAGACATTATGGGACATGCGCCCTACTGGGCGGACCCGACACTCGCTTTGCGCCAAGTCTGTGCGGCGATTGATAAAGCCAAGGCGATGCCTCACCCAAGACCCGTACGGGTGTTCGTGTGCACGGACAGTGAGCTCGTCCTTGAGAAGATAACAGGTATATTTCCTGATGTTTTCACGACCCCAAAGCGGTTCCAGGCGCCTCATGCCGGACCCTTGCATAGTGCAACACTCGGAGCAGACGGCGGCTTTTCGGCCCTCATCGAGATGTATCTCCTGGCGAGGTGCGAAACTGTGGTTCGGTTTCCGCCGACCAGCGCGTTCACCCGCTATGCCAGCCTGTTCGTCCCGCGTGTGATCGAGTTCGATCTAAATGACCCGAGCCGCTTGATCGTGATTGAAGAGCCGGCGGCGGAGTGTGCCGATTGA
- a CDS encoding MFS transporter, producing MGRKLAVSQASNSHATAKSRIGAILRATSGNFLEQFDFFLFGFYASAIGKAFFPSESETASLLNTFGVFWLGALMRPVGAIVLGAYIDKLGRRQGLIVTLSIMAIGTVIIAFCPTYATIGIAAPIIVLVGRLLQGFSAGVEVGGVSVYLSEIATPGRRGFYTSFQSSSQQVAIFVAAIIGYVLNESIPAETVAAWGWRIPFFLGCLIIPLIFFLRRTLEETPEFLAMKKHPTTREVFASALANWRVVILGMMIAILTTTTFYFVTVYTPTFGKSILKLSSQDALFVTLLVAVTNFIWNPVGGAVSDRIGRKPVLLTIAGLALVTTYPALSWLVSAPSFAKMLAVAMMFSFYFGIYSGTMLGALVEIVPMHVRTTCFSLAFALAAALFGTFTPFASTWLINQTDDKASPGFWLMFAALLGIIAALTVYPGTKKPSRVAKPARPERPTGALQATPR from the coding sequence ATGGGAAGGAAACTCGCGGTGTCACAAGCGTCCAATTCGCATGCAACGGCCAAGTCGCGCATCGGCGCGATCTTGCGTGCGACCAGCGGCAATTTCCTCGAGCAGTTCGACTTTTTTCTGTTCGGCTTTTACGCCAGCGCCATTGGGAAGGCGTTCTTCCCCTCGGAGAGCGAAACAGCTTCGCTGCTCAACACCTTCGGCGTGTTCTGGCTCGGCGCCCTGATGCGTCCGGTTGGCGCGATCGTGCTCGGAGCCTATATCGACAAGCTCGGACGTCGGCAAGGCTTGATCGTCACACTCTCGATCATGGCAATCGGCACCGTGATTATCGCCTTCTGTCCGACTTACGCGACAATCGGCATCGCAGCGCCCATCATCGTGCTGGTCGGGCGGTTGCTGCAGGGCTTTTCTGCCGGCGTCGAGGTTGGCGGCGTTTCGGTTTATCTGTCGGAAATCGCAACGCCGGGCCGGCGCGGTTTCTACACCTCCTTCCAGTCGTCCAGCCAGCAGGTCGCGATCTTCGTCGCAGCGATCATAGGCTACGTCCTGAACGAATCGATTCCGGCCGAAACGGTGGCCGCTTGGGGCTGGCGCATCCCGTTCTTTCTCGGCTGCCTCATTATTCCGCTAATCTTCTTCCTGCGAAGGACGCTGGAGGAAACGCCGGAATTTCTGGCCATGAAGAAGCATCCCACGACCCGCGAGGTGTTTGCTTCGGCGCTGGCCAACTGGCGCGTGGTCATTCTCGGCATGATGATCGCAATCCTGACCACGACGACCTTCTATTTCGTCACGGTTTACACGCCTACATTTGGCAAGAGTATCTTGAAACTGTCCAGCCAGGACGCTCTCTTCGTGACACTCTTGGTTGCCGTCACCAATTTCATCTGGAATCCGGTTGGCGGCGCCGTTTCTGACCGAATCGGCCGCAAGCCGGTTCTGCTGACCATTGCGGGGCTCGCGCTGGTGACCACCTATCCTGCCTTGTCCTGGCTCGTCAGCGCGCCCTCGTTCGCCAAGATGCTGGCAGTGGCGATGATGTTCTCATTCTATTTCGGCATCTACAGTGGCACCATGTTGGGCGCGCTTGTTGAGATCGTACCGATGCATGTGCGCACCACCTGCTTCTCCCTGGCCTTTGCGCTCGCGGCCGCCCTGTTTGGCACCTTTACGCCATTTGCCTCGACCTGGCTCATCAATCAAACTGACGATAAGGCTTCGCCCGGCTTTTGGCTGATGTTCGCGGCCCTGCTCGGCATCATTGCGGCACTTACGGTCTATCCCGGAACCAAAAAGCCCTCGAGAGTTGCGAAGCCGGCGCGGCCCGAACGACCCACCGGGGCTTTGCAGGCCACACCGCGCTAG